A genome region from Anopheles stephensi strain Indian chromosome 2, UCI_ANSTEP_V1.0, whole genome shotgun sequence includes the following:
- the LOC118502479 gene encoding perlucin-like protein: MALKYLCLVLCVTFFAMEVHGRNEYVAYKRAINFYEAFQQCRLYGGHLASIESADENARVVTAVKAAGDFSKDWLIGATDLGNEGTFIWTGVNRKATYLNFNGGEPSNNDGSEHCVAIGSTAGSKWNDVPCNAKVEGFVCAYIRL, from the exons ATGGCGCTCAAGTATTTGTGTTTAGTGTTGTGTGTGACGTTCTTTGCGATGGAAGTCCATG GAAGGAACGAATATGTGGCGTACAAACGTGCCATAAACTTCTACGAAGCTTTTCAGCAATGCCGCCTGTATGGGGGACATTTAGCTTCGATTGAGTCGGCCGATGAAAATGCGCGAGTTGTAACGGCCGTGAAGGCGGCCGGAGATTTTAGCAAAGATTGGCTCATCGGCGCCACAGATTTGGGCAACGAGGGTACCTTTATATGGACTGGTGTGAACAGAAAAGCTACTTACCTGAACTTCAACGGTGGAGAACCCAGCAATAACGATGGATCGGAACATTGCGTCGCAATAGGATCAACGGCAGGCAGCAAATGGAATGATGTTCCTTGTAATGCTAAAGTGGAAGGGTTCGTGTGTGCATACATCCGGCTATAA
- the LOC118508386 gene encoding collectin-46-like, with translation MKTVLLALTIVAAVVLPTAQSLRYTAYKTKVSFFEAWQQCIVKGGSLVSIELASQNSMVLREIKKAGGDSEWWLSGTDVGLEGSWIWFSRNTPVGSPFGFLNFGSGEPNNAGSNGEHCLAINSLGKWNDVSCDKLLYYVCEFYFR, from the coding sequence ATGAAGACTGTGCTGTTGGCTCTCACTATCGTTGCGGCCGTGGTTCTACCCACAGCGCAATCGCTTCGCTACACGGCCTACAAAACTAAGGTGTCCTTTTTCGAAGCCTGGCAGCAGTGTATAGTGAAGGGAGGCAGTCTGGTATCGATCGAGCTGGCTAGTCAGAATAGTATGGTGCTGCGAGAGATAAAGAAGGCCGGTGGAGATAGTGAATGGTGGTTGTCGGGCACGGACGTTGGATTGGAAGGATCGTGGATCTGGTTTTCGAGAAACACACCGGTCGGATCGCCCTTCGGATTTCTCAACTTCGGCTCGGGAGAACCAAACAATGCGGGCTCCAACGGAGAACACTGTCTGGCCATTAACTCACTAGGCAAATGGAACGATGTATCGTGTGATAAACTACTCTATTATGTGTGTGAATTCTACTTCCGGTAG